Proteins from a single region of Hymenobacter aquaticus:
- a CDS encoding glycosyltransferase family 2 protein has product MPTTKPPLVSVIIPVYNAGEYLRPAIDSILHQTFQDFELIIVDDCSRDESLAVARSYETDPRVTVLANEQNRGRSFTDNYGAEYARGKYIAKMDADDVALPHRLQTQVDFLEQNPTVGLTSSFMKCFGESDIVYEYPLSADAVRSFMLFNMPVANPTAFFRRSLLQEHGLRYDDTIQDTFGEDYEFIARLAQVTDIVNQPEILLHYRTLPQTLKADVHARRNAKSNQIRERQLRVFGIPFTERELHVHNTISYFPFTLGDITLAEVHAWLWKIHTFNQTRRYADPAAMLRCVAERWFLTCYLNPDKRVNSLREYRRQPLAQHHRVPAKLQGKFLLKSYVLRHL; this is encoded by the coding sequence ATGCCTACCACAAAGCCGCCGCTCGTTTCCGTAATTATTCCCGTCTACAATGCCGGGGAATATTTGCGGCCCGCCATTGATAGTATCCTGCACCAGACTTTTCAGGACTTCGAGCTGATCATCGTCGACGACTGTTCCCGGGATGAAAGCCTAGCGGTGGCCCGCAGCTACGAAACCGACCCGCGCGTGACGGTGCTGGCCAACGAGCAGAACCGGGGGCGTTCCTTTACCGACAACTACGGCGCCGAGTACGCCCGCGGCAAGTACATTGCCAAGATGGACGCCGACGACGTGGCCCTGCCGCACCGGCTGCAAACCCAGGTCGATTTTCTGGAGCAGAACCCCACGGTGGGCCTCACCAGCAGCTTCATGAAGTGCTTCGGCGAGTCGGACATCGTGTATGAGTACCCGCTGTCGGCCGACGCGGTGCGCAGCTTTATGCTGTTCAACATGCCGGTGGCCAACCCCACGGCCTTTTTCCGCCGCTCCCTGCTGCAAGAGCACGGCCTGCGCTACGACGACACGATTCAGGACACCTTTGGCGAAGATTACGAGTTTATTGCCCGCCTCGCGCAGGTCACCGACATCGTGAATCAGCCCGAGATTCTGCTGCACTACCGCACCCTGCCCCAGACGCTGAAGGCCGACGTGCACGCCCGGCGCAACGCCAAGTCCAACCAGATCCGGGAGCGGCAGCTGCGCGTGTTCGGCATTCCCTTCACGGAGCGGGAGCTGCACGTGCACAACACCATATCGTATTTCCCCTTCACCCTCGGCGACATTACCCTGGCCGAAGTGCACGCCTGGCTCTGGAAGATTCACACCTTCAACCAGACGCGCCGCTACGCCGACCCCGCTGCCATGCTGCGCTGCGTGGCCGAGCGGTGGTTTCTGACCTGCTACCTCAACCCCGACAAGCGCGTCAACTCCCTGCGCGAATACCGGCGCCAGCCCCTGGCCCAGCATCACCGGGTGCCGGCCAAGCTCCAGGGTAAATTTCTGCTGAAAAGCTACGTGCTGCGGCATTTGTAA
- a CDS encoding DUF1919 domain-containing protein, translating to MSLLNKVANRIAGKRRFEAKRRQRRLVTNPDFTVFSNDCWGAEVYKYLDRPFNTPFIGLFLMGPCFIEFLRDPKFYVTQELVFQDTSRYEVINQIRAKNPYPLATLGGKVEISFLHYHSPEEAREKWTRRVARINWDNLLVKFDGSKDGATPELVREFEQMPYRRLLLVKEPVPGAATAVVVPQYTTNGAHMFLNSLPDYDFVNWVNTGNPKFTLANWVMHKLLGSGG from the coding sequence ATGTCGCTGTTGAATAAAGTAGCCAACCGGATTGCCGGCAAACGACGCTTCGAAGCCAAGCGCCGCCAGCGCCGCCTGGTAACCAATCCGGATTTCACGGTTTTCTCCAACGACTGCTGGGGCGCCGAGGTGTATAAGTACCTGGACCGGCCCTTCAACACGCCCTTCATCGGGCTGTTTCTGATGGGCCCGTGCTTCATCGAGTTTCTGCGCGACCCGAAATTCTACGTAACCCAGGAGCTGGTTTTTCAGGACACGTCCCGCTACGAGGTCATCAACCAGATCCGGGCGAAAAACCCGTACCCGCTGGCTACGCTGGGCGGCAAGGTCGAAATCAGCTTTCTGCACTACCATTCGCCGGAGGAAGCCCGCGAGAAATGGACCCGGCGCGTGGCCCGCATCAACTGGGACAACCTGCTGGTCAAGTTCGACGGCAGCAAGGACGGGGCCACGCCCGAGCTGGTGCGCGAGTTTGAGCAGATGCCCTACCGCCGCCTGCTGCTGGTGAAAGAGCCCGTGCCCGGCGCCGCCACGGCCGTGGTGGTGCCGCAGTACACCACCAACGGGGCGCACATGTTCCTCAACTCCCTGCCCGATTACGATTTTGTGAACTGGGTGAACACCGGCAACCCCAAATTCACGCTGGCCAACTGGGTGATGCACAAACTGCTGGGCAGCGGCGGCTAA
- a CDS encoding glycosyltransferase family 8 protein: MSTASNRMHIAIAFDENYLTPVYALLTSIFENNQHESIVIHAIATGLAATEQDELKSYVASYASTICYYDIEDSFGRDFVLPPTLWWTASIYYRLLFPLVMAPDIERFVYLDTDIIVLGKLRSLFATDMQGLPVAAVRDFVAARPELGIFEADSYFNSGVLLIDRAQWLARDVTNQAIAFIRTNSELLLYPDQDALNAVLAQSWVKLDSRFNRMFPEIPRDQPRKKLRSVLQETVILHYTTQNKPWSMLGENKLRDLYFRYLKKVPAKYRRRYDDFSWNRHKIRRMLAIRLSELVVDYPALLTPWRRA, encoded by the coding sequence ATGAGTACCGCCAGTAACAGGATGCACATTGCCATAGCTTTCGATGAAAACTATCTGACGCCTGTGTATGCGTTACTTACCTCTATTTTCGAGAATAATCAGCACGAATCCATTGTGATTCATGCCATTGCCACGGGGCTGGCCGCCACCGAGCAGGACGAGCTGAAAAGCTACGTGGCTTCCTACGCCAGCACCATTTGCTACTACGACATCGAGGACAGCTTTGGCCGCGACTTCGTGCTGCCGCCCACGCTCTGGTGGACGGCCTCCATTTACTACCGGCTGCTGTTCCCGCTGGTAATGGCGCCGGACATTGAGCGGTTCGTGTACCTGGATACGGACATCATCGTGCTGGGCAAGCTGCGCAGCCTCTTTGCCACCGATATGCAGGGCCTGCCCGTGGCCGCCGTCCGCGACTTTGTGGCCGCGCGGCCCGAGCTGGGCATCTTCGAGGCCGACAGCTACTTCAACTCCGGCGTACTGCTGATTGACCGGGCCCAGTGGCTGGCCCGCGACGTTACCAACCAGGCTATTGCCTTCATCCGCACCAACTCGGAGCTGCTGCTCTACCCCGACCAGGATGCCCTCAACGCCGTGTTGGCCCAGAGCTGGGTGAAGCTCGACAGCCGGTTCAACCGGATGTTTCCGGAGATTCCGCGGGATCAGCCGCGCAAAAAGCTCAGGAGCGTTTTGCAGGAAACCGTTATCCTGCACTACACCACCCAGAACAAGCCCTGGAGCATGCTGGGGGAGAATAAGCTGCGGGATCTGTACTTTCGCTACCTGAAGAAGGTGCCGGCCAAATACCGCCGCCGCTACGACGACTTCAGCTGGAACCGCCACAAAATCCGGCGGATGCTGGCCATCCGGCTAAGCGAGCTGGTGGTCGATTATCCGGCCCTGCTGACCCCGTGGCGCAGAGCGTAG
- a CDS encoding glycosyltransferase, whose product MNGITVLICTHNGANRLADTLRYVAAQQVSSAVAWEVLLISNASSDNTVEVAKGLQHSLGFQVPFRVLEEPVAGKENALIRGFNDAAYENIVIIDDDNWIAPNYLALVDEIMSAHPEIGVLGGHAEGMFEVPAPAWFDTFQAVYAVGPQNGGKSGPLPDHEGYLYGAGSVVRKSAWLKLVAHGFKFTTSTKRGKIIVSGEDVELGDALQLAGYKLWYDDRLRFKHFMFKERLTWSYLLRIGQGTASSQLTSIVYYFIFRNPDLTESQFRFLYNKRLVWLAAQMAKQPGNLLNAAFRRNQEGLISNFETLRLYYNFQTSLKQREEAVNVFRQISALRQRLAGS is encoded by the coding sequence GTGAACGGAATAACTGTTCTGATTTGCACGCACAACGGCGCTAACCGCCTGGCCGATACCCTGCGCTACGTCGCCGCTCAGCAGGTGAGCAGCGCCGTGGCCTGGGAGGTTTTGCTCATCAGCAATGCGTCCTCCGACAACACGGTGGAAGTCGCCAAAGGTCTGCAGCACAGCCTGGGGTTTCAGGTGCCTTTCCGGGTGCTGGAAGAGCCCGTGGCCGGCAAGGAAAACGCCCTGATCCGGGGCTTCAACGACGCGGCCTACGAGAACATCGTCATCATCGACGACGACAACTGGATTGCCCCCAACTACCTGGCGCTGGTCGACGAAATCATGAGTGCCCACCCCGAAATCGGGGTGCTGGGCGGCCACGCCGAAGGCATGTTCGAAGTGCCGGCTCCGGCCTGGTTCGACACGTTTCAGGCCGTGTACGCCGTCGGGCCCCAGAACGGGGGCAAGAGCGGCCCGCTGCCCGACCACGAAGGCTACCTCTACGGGGCCGGCTCGGTGGTGCGCAAGTCGGCGTGGCTGAAGCTGGTGGCCCACGGCTTTAAGTTCACCACCTCCACCAAGCGCGGCAAAATCATCGTGAGCGGGGAAGACGTGGAGCTGGGCGACGCCCTGCAGCTGGCCGGCTACAAGCTCTGGTACGACGACCGGCTGCGCTTCAAGCACTTCATGTTCAAGGAGCGCCTCACCTGGAGCTACTTGCTGCGCATCGGGCAGGGCACGGCTTCCTCGCAGCTCACCAGCATCGTGTACTATTTCATTTTCCGCAACCCCGACCTGACGGAAAGCCAGTTCCGCTTCCTCTACAACAAGCGGCTGGTGTGGCTGGCCGCCCAGATGGCCAAGCAGCCCGGCAACCTGCTGAACGCCGCCTTCCGCCGCAACCAGGAAGGGCTGATCAGCAATTTTGAAACCCTGCGGCTGTACTACAACTTCCAGACGTCCCTGAAGCAGCGGGAGGAGGCAGTCAACGTATTCCGGCAGATCAGCGCCCTGCGGCAGCGGCTGGCCGGTAGCTAG
- a CDS encoding glycosyltransferase, producing MNPVRPERGITVLICTYNSATRITETLQALARQQVNATEFAVEVLLVDNASTDATSQVAAATFEQLDFPFPYQVLYEGKSGKSNALELGFATARYEYVCIVDDDNWLQPDYLALAWEVMEKDPKIGALGGIGRPQCEITPPFWFKDFAAIYAADTQAPHQGDITAGPSYVYGAGCVVRKAAWEKIYRAGFKSMLTGRHGDKLTSGEDNEMCYAFVLAGYKIWYDERLRFQHFIPAKRLTWNYVERIFEGNAESEAALRPYVDYIAALHRPTVANKPLVWLRNAKYSLQYTVSFLGKTLKTGERFREGDTSSIRARYYWQQFKALVKKELSQDKSYAEVQAFIGRLQALNN from the coding sequence ATGAACCCTGTCCGACCTGAGCGCGGTATTACCGTCCTGATCTGTACCTATAACAGCGCCACCCGCATTACGGAAACCCTGCAGGCCTTGGCCCGGCAGCAAGTGAATGCCACCGAATTTGCCGTGGAGGTACTGCTGGTGGATAATGCCTCGACCGACGCTACGTCGCAGGTGGCGGCGGCTACGTTCGAGCAGCTGGATTTCCCCTTTCCCTACCAGGTGCTCTACGAAGGCAAGAGCGGCAAAAGCAACGCCCTGGAGCTGGGCTTTGCCACGGCCCGCTACGAGTACGTGTGCATCGTCGACGACGACAACTGGCTGCAGCCCGACTACCTGGCTCTGGCCTGGGAGGTGATGGAAAAGGACCCGAAAATCGGGGCGCTGGGCGGCATTGGCCGGCCCCAGTGCGAAATCACGCCGCCTTTCTGGTTCAAGGATTTTGCCGCCATTTACGCGGCCGACACCCAGGCCCCGCACCAGGGCGACATCACCGCCGGGCCCAGCTACGTGTACGGCGCGGGCTGCGTGGTGCGCAAAGCGGCCTGGGAAAAAATCTACCGGGCCGGCTTCAAATCCATGCTCACCGGCCGCCACGGCGACAAGCTGACCTCGGGCGAGGACAATGAAATGTGCTACGCCTTCGTGCTGGCCGGCTACAAAATCTGGTACGACGAGCGGCTGCGCTTCCAGCACTTTATTCCGGCCAAGCGCCTGACCTGGAACTACGTGGAGCGTATCTTCGAGGGCAACGCGGAGTCGGAAGCGGCGTTGCGGCCCTACGTCGACTACATTGCGGCCCTGCACCGCCCCACCGTGGCCAATAAGCCGCTGGTGTGGCTGCGCAACGCCAAATACTCGCTGCAATACACGGTTTCCTTCCTGGGCAAAACGCTCAAAACCGGGGAGCGTTTCCGGGAAGGCGACACCTCGTCCATCCGGGCGCGCTACTACTGGCAGCAGTTTAAGGCCCTGGTGAAAAAAGAATTGAGCCAGGACAAAAGCTACGCGGAAGTGCAGGCTTTCATTGGCCGGCTCCAGGCCCTGAACAACTAA